A genomic stretch from Lathyrus oleraceus cultivar Zhongwan6 chromosome 2, CAAS_Psat_ZW6_1.0, whole genome shotgun sequence includes:
- the LOC127117999 gene encoding subtilisin-like protease Glyma18g48580 — protein MTSSSTSKFFLLSFILCILFQEHTHALKKTYIVYLGGHSHGPNPSLDDLDSATNSHYDLLASILGSHEKAKEAVMYSYNKHINGFAALLEDEEASKIEKNSNVVSVFLSKEYKLHTTRSWDFLGLEKDGGISLDSAWWKARFGEDSIIANLDSGVWPEHVSFSGIGYGPVPSKWRGNGVCEIDHFITSSNATTFCNRKLIGARIFSKNYEARYGNLNPANLTARDFIGHGTHTLSTAAGNFSPDVTIFGNGNGTAKGGSPRARVASYKVCWSKTDVAGCHEADILEAFDHAINDGVDVISTSLGGSDPYVEALFTDGISIGAFHAVAKNVVVVCSAGNDGPGPRTVTNVAPWSFTVAASTIDREFVSQISIGGKHYIKGASLSKGLPSGPSKKIYPMIHSIDARFLNATIQDARYCKPRTLDPSKVKGKILVCTRLHETTSIAQGFEAALAGAVAVFVINDEKSGSLLLAEPHPLPGASMDANEDDDIDEREWFGKGGTDNNITRRMLAYMSASTTYTGLKPAPIMAGFSSRGPSAVQPLILKPDITAPGVNILAAYSLGTSPSNLPSDPRRIPYNLQQGTSMSCPHVAGIVGLLKTLHPSWSPAAIKSAIMTTASRLDNTNQPIRDAFDKISTPFEYGSGHIQPNLATDPGLVYDLNTTDYLNFICASTHSQNLLKFFNETSFTCPEYYNIENLNYPSITVYNRGLNTINITRTVTNVGSPSTYVAQAQHPEEFKVYVQPNSLTFTKIGEKKTFHVILEVASVPPSGFPVFGSLRWTNGNHIVTSPIVIL, from the exons ATGACATCATCTTCTACCTCCAAATTTTTTTTATTATCCTTCATTCTTTGCATTCTCTTCCAAGAACACACTCATGCCCTCAAAAAG ACATATATTGTATACTTGGGAGGACATTCTCATGGTCCAAATCCTTCTCTTGATGATCTTGATTCAGCCACAAATTCTCATTATGATTTACTTGCTTCAATCTTAGGAAG CCATGAGAAGGCAAAGGAAGCAGTTATGTATTCTTACAATAAGCACATAAATGGATTTGCTGCATTACTTGAAGATGAAGAGGCATCAAAGATTGAAA AGAACTCGAATGTAGTTTCTGTTTTCTTGAGCAAAGAATATAAGTTGCATACTACAAGGTCATGGGACTTCCTTGGATTGGAAAAAGATGGAGGAATTTCTCTTGATTCTGCTTGGTGGAAAGCAAGATTTGGTGAAGATTCAATCATTGCTAATTTAGATTCAG GCGTTTGGCCAGAACATGTGAGCTTCAGCGGTATTGGATACGGTCCAGTGCCATCAAAGTGGCGTGGGAATGGGGTCTGTGAGATTGATCATTTTATTACTTCTTCTAATGCAACAACATTCTGTAACAG AAAGCTAATTGGAGCAAGAATATTCAGCAAAAACTATGAAGCACGATATGGAAATCTCAACCCTGCAAACCTCACAGCACGTGACTTTATTGGCCATGGAACACACACCTTATCAACAGCCGCAGGTAACTTTTCACCTGACGTAACAATTTTCGGCAATGGCAATGGCACTGCAAAAGGTGGATCCCCTAGAGCACGTGTAGCATCCTACAAAGTATGTTGGTCGAAAACAGATGTAGCTGGATGTCATGAAGCTGATATTCTAGAAGCGTTTGATCATGCTATAAATGATGGTGTTGATGTGATTTCGACTTCTTTGGGTGGTTCTGATCCTTATGTGGAAGCTTTGTTTACGGATGGGATTTCGATTGGGGCATTTCATGCTGTTGCGaagaatgttgttgttgtttgttctGCTGGGAATGATGGACCTGGTCCTAGGACTGTTACGAATGTTGCTCCTTGGTCTTTTACTGTGGCGGCTAGTACAATTGATAGGGAATTTGTTAGTCAGATTTCTATTGGTGGCAAACATTATATTAAG GGTGCAAGTCTTAGTAAAGGCTTACCATCAGGTCCATCAAAGAAAATATATCCAATGATTCATTCTATCGATGCTAGATTTCTCAATGCAACAATTCAAGACGC TCGCTATTGCAAGCCCAGAACACTTGATCCTAGCAAAGTAAAGGGAAAGATATTAGTCTGCACTCGACTCCATGAAACAACATCTATTGCTCAAGGCTTTGAAGCTGCTCTTGCAGGGGCAGTAGCAGTTTTTGTGATTAATGATGAAAAAAGTGGAAGTTTACTTCTAGCTGAGCCTCATCCTTTACCTGGTGCCAGTATGGATGCTAACGAAGATGACGATATCGATGAGCGCGAATGGTTTGGAAAAGGTGGTACAGACAATAACATTACtag GAGAATGCTTGCTTACATGTCGGCTTCGACAACATATACCGGATTAAAGCCAGCTCCGATTATGGCTGGATTTTCGTCTAGGGGTCCTAGTGCAGTGCAGCCATTGATACTCAAG CCTGACATAACTGCTCCTGGAGTGAACATATTAGCTGCATATTCACTAGGCACAAGTCCATCTAATCTACCATCCGATCCACGTCGAATTCCTTACAATCTGCAACAAGGAACCTCCATGTCTTGTCCTCATGTTGCTGGCATTGTTGGTCTTCTCAAGACACTTCATCCTAGTTGGAGTCCAGCCGCTATCAAATCAGCCATCATGACTACCG CTTCCAGGCTCGATAACACCAATCAACCGATCCGTGACGCGTTTGATAAGATATCGACTCCATTTGAATATGGTTCTGGACATATTCAACCTAACCTCGCAACGGATCCTGGTCTTGTTTATGATCTAAACACAACAGATTACTTGAACTTCATATGTGCTTCTACTCACAGTCAAAACTTACTAAAGTTCTTTAACGAAACCTCTTTCACTTGTCCTGAATATTACAACATTGAAAATCTCAACTATCCTTCAATTACGGTATATAATCGAGGATTAAACACTATAAACATCACTCGTACCGTTACCAATGTTGGTTCTCCAAGCACATATGTTGCTCAAGCTCAACATCCTGAAGAGTTTAAGGTTTATGTTCAACCAAATTCTTTGACTTTTACAAAAATTGGAGAAAAGAAAACATTTCATGTGATTCTTGAAGTAGCAAGTGTGCCTCCTAGTGGTTTTCCAGTATTTGGGAGTTTGAGATGGACAAATGGTAACCACATAGTGACTAGTCCTATTGTAATTCTATAA